A genomic stretch from Candidatus Palauibacter polyketidifaciens includes:
- a CDS encoding peptidylprolyl isomerase, with translation MTAPETFQARFETSKGTFVVEAHRQWAPNGVDRFYNLVENGFFDDVRFFRVIAGFMAQFGINGNPEIQSAWRDANIQDDPVVVGNTRGRISFAQTSMPNSRSTQLFINFGDNSRLDGMGFAAIGEVISGMEVVDALYSEYGEGAPGGSGPSQGRIQEEGNVYLEAEFAELDYIERATISSEN, from the coding sequence ATGACGGCACCGGAGACTTTTCAGGCGCGCTTCGAGACCTCGAAGGGCACGTTCGTGGTGGAGGCCCACCGCCAGTGGGCCCCCAACGGCGTGGACCGCTTCTACAACCTGGTGGAGAACGGGTTCTTCGACGACGTGCGGTTCTTCCGCGTGATCGCCGGTTTCATGGCGCAGTTCGGGATCAACGGGAATCCGGAGATCCAGAGCGCGTGGCGGGACGCGAACATCCAGGACGATCCGGTGGTGGTCGGGAACACGCGCGGGCGGATCAGCTTCGCGCAGACGTCCATGCCGAACAGCCGCAGCACGCAGCTCTTCATCAACTTCGGCGACAACTCGCGCCTCGATGGGATGGGATTCGCCGCCATCGGTGAAGTGATTTCGGGGATGGAGGTTGTCGACGCGCTCTACTCGGAGTACGGCGAGGGAGCGCCGGGCGGGAGCGGGCCGAGCCAGGGACGCATCCAGGAGGAGGGGAACGTCTACCTGGAGGCGGAGTTCGCCGAACTGGACTACATCGAGCGGGCGACCATCAGCAGTGAGAACTAG